From Brassica rapa cultivar Chiifu-401-42 chromosome A06, CAAS_Brap_v3.01, whole genome shotgun sequence:
tgttttcttatatCAGCTTTTGGAGACCGCTAGGGTTCGCTATTAAACATTAGTAACTAGGGTTACCATATCTTCATGTGATCTTAAACCTAGTCTTCACAATGAAAttttatcttcattttttttgtcactgtaAATTCATTAAAAGCTGAAAATAGAGATTGGGCCCAAAACGATGGCCCTTCAGTGGAGATGGGTTTACATAAAAAGTTTTAAACAGCAAATCAAACAAGTTTCTTCttattcttatttatatttttgaagaaaagaCGTTATTATTGTATTCTCAAAGGCCACAATAACCCCTGAGTGCAGCTACATCTCTCCTTCCGGGTCCCTCAGTGGTGAACTGAAAGTATGCTTCAAAATCAAATGGCTTATACAAGCGAGGATGCTCAGCATCAACCAATTCCTCTGGTGCATATATCAAATCCTCTGTTTTCGGAACCGAGAACAGTCCAGCTGAGAATCTTGTGTTAGTTCCCATCCTCATCACTCGGTGAACACCAGTTAGCACCCGACCATTAAGAAGCACCTGAACATATACTCGTTACATCATAAACATCAAAATAAGAATCTTTGAACTTACGTGTAGTGTGGCTCCTCCAAGAACGATGAATGAAGAATCTTGAGAAGGATTGGCTTTGATCCATTGCTTATCATCACTAGTTCTGACTTCAAGTCCGTCTTTTACATCGTTCTGGCAGAGTATGGTGAGCATGTTTCTGTCTGTATGAGCCTCCATACCTAActcttcttctgtttcttcAACTCCTTGGTACTTCATCATTCTCACAAGACATTTGGTCGAGTTCAAATGTTTCTCAATGTAGTTTTCATTGACCCCAAAACTCTCCATTATCATTCTCCTGGTCATGAAGTCCAGTTCTGACACTTTCTCCGCGAATGACATGACCGCCTCACTGCAGAAACATAGTGATTTTAGAGTTTTTCAAATTAAGAAAGAGAATAAAAGGTTTTAAGAACCTAAACCTGAAACTTCCATTGCCTTGGGGCCAAAGCTTGTGAGTAAACTCATTGACTTTATCTTCATTTTCTGCAAAGTCAACACCCATGACTTCAAAAAGAGGTAAAGATGGAATCTGACCCACATATCCTCTATACTTTCTCTTTGACACAACTCTCTTTTTGGTCTCTAAAGGTAGCTGAAAAGCCTCCTCAGAGACATCGAAAACCGCCTTTCGAAGTTTGACAGGAACTTTGTCGAACAAGGCCTCAAAACATCCATACTCTTCTAAAGCTCTTCGGACATCGCCTCTCACTGAGTCCCATTCTACAGTTCCTGGTTTTAGGTTTGGACTTGTGAAGTCGATGACCGGGAGCTGAAGGGCAGGAGTGGTTTCCAAACTAACCatctttttc
This genomic window contains:
- the LOC103871182 gene encoding probable 2-oxoglutarate-dependent dioxygenase AOP1 encodes the protein MVSLETTPALQLPVIDFTSPNLKPGTVEWDSVRGDVRRALEEYGCFEALFDKVPVKLRKAVFDVSEEAFQLPLETKKRVVSKRKYRGYVGQIPSLPLFEVMGVDFAENEDKVNEFTHKLWPQGNGSFSEAVMSFAEKVSELDFMTRRMIMESFGVNENYIEKHLNSTKCLVRMMKYQGVEETEEELGMEAHTDRNMLTILCQNDVKDGLEVRTSDDKQWIKANPSQDSSFIVLGGATLHVLLNGRVLTGVHRVMRMGTNTRFSAGLFSVPKTEDLIYAPEELVDAEHPRLYKPFDFEAYFQFTTEGPGRRDVAALRGYCGL